The following coding sequences lie in one Enterococcus sp. 9E7_DIV0242 genomic window:
- the glpK gene encoding glycerol kinase GlpK, producing the protein MEVKKYIMAIDQGTTSSRAIIFDKEGKQVSSSQKEFPQYFPNDGWVEHNASEIWNSVQSVIAGALIESGIRPSDIAGIGITNQRETTVVWDKKTGLPIYNAIVWQSRQSSQIADQLKTEGHEAMIHKKTGLLIDAYFSATKVRWILDHVPGAQKRAENGELLFGTIDTWLVWKLTGGETHVTDYSNASRTMLFNIHQLDWDQDILTLLNIPHAMLPRVASNSEVYGQTKVYHFYGSETPISGMAGDQQAALFGQMAFEPGMVKNTYGTGSFIVMNTGEKPQLSANNLLTTIGYGINGKIFYALEGSIFVAGSAVQWLRDGLKMIQTSAESEEIARASDNQNEVYVVPAFTGLGAPYWDSDARGAVFGLTRGTTKEDFVKATLQSVAYQVRDIIDTMKEDTGIDIPVLKVDGGAANNDLLMQFQADILNTPVQRAYDLETTALGAAFLAGLAVGFWQDLEEIKAFSKDGQRFEVDMVESEREELYEGWKLAVAATQMFKRKN; encoded by the coding sequence ATGGAAGTCAAAAAATATATTATGGCAATCGACCAAGGGACGACAAGTTCAAGGGCAATCATTTTTGATAAAGAAGGGAAACAGGTCAGCAGTTCTCAAAAGGAATTTCCACAATATTTTCCGAATGATGGCTGGGTAGAGCACAATGCTAGTGAAATATGGAATTCTGTACAGTCAGTTATTGCGGGCGCGTTGATCGAATCTGGGATTCGTCCATCTGATATTGCGGGGATTGGTATTACAAACCAACGAGAGACGACGGTTGTTTGGGATAAAAAGACAGGACTACCTATTTATAATGCGATTGTTTGGCAGTCTAGACAGTCTTCGCAAATTGCGGATCAGCTGAAAACCGAGGGGCATGAAGCGATGATCCATAAGAAAACTGGATTACTAATTGATGCCTATTTTTCTGCAACCAAAGTTCGCTGGATATTAGATCATGTGCCGGGAGCGCAGAAACGTGCAGAAAACGGCGAACTACTTTTTGGAACGATTGATACTTGGTTGGTTTGGAAGCTGACAGGTGGAGAGACACATGTAACTGACTATTCCAATGCAAGTCGGACGATGTTGTTCAATATTCACCAACTGGACTGGGATCAGGATATTTTGACGCTTTTGAATATCCCTCACGCCATGCTTCCTAGAGTGGCTTCGAATTCAGAGGTTTACGGACAGACGAAGGTCTATCATTTTTATGGCAGTGAAACGCCTATTTCCGGTATGGCCGGAGATCAGCAGGCTGCGTTATTTGGTCAAATGGCTTTTGAGCCAGGGATGGTTAAGAACACCTATGGAACAGGTTCATTTATTGTTATGAATACTGGTGAGAAGCCTCAGCTTTCTGCTAATAACTTGTTGACGACGATTGGTTATGGCATCAATGGAAAGATATTTTATGCATTGGAAGGCAGTATATTTGTTGCAGGTTCCGCTGTTCAATGGCTGAGAGACGGATTGAAAATGATTCAAACCTCGGCGGAATCGGAAGAAATAGCACGTGCTTCTGATAATCAAAATGAGGTATATGTTGTACCGGCTTTCACTGGATTAGGTGCTCCCTATTGGGATTCTGATGCTAGAGGGGCAGTGTTCGGCTTGACCAGAGGCACAACAAAAGAAGATTTTGTAAAGGCAACATTGCAGTCGGTGGCCTATCAGGTCCGTGATATCATCGATACGATGAAGGAAGATACTGGTATCGACATTCCAGTGCTAAAGGTAGATGGTGGAGCAGCTAATAACGATCTGTTGATGCAGTTTCAGGCAGATATCCTGAATACGCCTGTTCAACGTGCCTATGATTTGGAAACAACGGCATTAGGTGCCGCTTTTCTCGCTGGTTTAGCGGTAGGTTTTTGGCAGGACCTTGAGGAAATCAAGGCATTTTCAAAAGATGGACAGCGTTTTGAAGTAGACATGGTAGAATCAGAAAGAGAAGAGCTTTATGAGGGCTGGAAACTGGCAGTTGCGGCTACTCAGATGTTTAAGAGAAAAAACTAA
- a CDS encoding DeoR/GlpR family DNA-binding transcription regulator, with amino-acid sequence MDENKFMYAEERKTEILRLLDEQERVQVADLVELFQVSGSTIRTDMRELEKEHQLTRTHGGAIRNPQRSFEDKPKVRALTDEKRRIARKAVTLLNDGDSLVIDTGTSCLAFAEALLYSSVKSLRILTYDLQIASMLSEETDHEICLIGGVVRNGFQYAAGEMVIESLRTFLVDKAIIGTTSFSIKKGYSTPNIGTAELKKVLFSIADQKLMLCESSKIGKDSFKLFGLPGDTDVFITDTNISKDDYEQLKQQQITVITA; translated from the coding sequence ATGGATGAGAACAAGTTTATGTATGCAGAGGAGCGAAAAACAGAAATTCTGCGGCTTTTAGATGAGCAAGAACGTGTTCAGGTAGCTGATTTAGTGGAGCTGTTCCAAGTCTCCGGCAGTACGATTCGAACGGACATGCGAGAGTTGGAAAAGGAACATCAGTTGACACGAACACATGGCGGGGCAATTCGCAATCCTCAACGAAGTTTTGAGGATAAGCCGAAGGTCAGAGCTCTTACAGACGAGAAACGACGAATTGCTCGAAAAGCTGTTACTTTACTGAATGATGGTGATTCTTTAGTAATCGACACAGGTACCTCTTGTCTCGCTTTCGCAGAAGCCTTGCTCTATAGTTCTGTGAAATCGTTGAGAATCCTGACCTATGATCTCCAAATTGCCTCTATGCTAAGTGAAGAAACAGACCATGAAATCTGTTTGATTGGTGGGGTTGTACGAAATGGCTTTCAGTATGCTGCTGGTGAAATGGTGATTGAATCGTTGCGGACTTTTCTAGTTGATAAAGCGATTATTGGGACGACTTCATTTTCCATAAAAAAGGGTTATTCTACGCCAAATATCGGAACAGCCGAACTAAAGAAAGTGTTGTTTTCGATTGCTGATCAAAAACTGATGCTTTGCGAATCAAGTAAAATCGGTAAGGATAGTTTCAAGTTGTTTGGGTTACCGGGAGATACGGATGTTTTCATCACTGACACAAATATTAGTAAGGACGATTATGAACAGCTGAAGCAGCAGCAAATAACAGTGATTACTGCTTGA